The genomic region GAAAGCTTTTTCAAGGCACAGTATAGCCAGCAAATCATGCAATTATCAAATGAATTTAACTCCACGCGTCAAATGGCAATTCAATTGAAAAAGCAATTACATACTGCCGAAGAGTTAATTTCTCTGTCAAGATTACAACTCAGCAGCGGGAATATATCCATAACTGATCTGATTACCGCCGTCAAAAATTATATCGGGATCAGGAAAAACCTGGATCAATCCGAAATTAAAACGCTTCAGTTAATAAACGAATTAAACTATTTGATGCAACAATAATTGCATATTGAAAAGTTGCAAAATAATGATGAAAAAAAATCGCAAGATGAAAACATATAATCCTCAAAAATTTAAAATACCCCTTTTGATTATTACCCTCCTGTGTTTTTTCGTATCCGGTTGCAAGCAGAAGCCATCATCAGATCCGGATGACGAAGCAGGGAAAAACATGGATGCCAAAACCCCGGTAACGGTTGCCCACATCAGTTTTGAGCCAATGGCCGAAACGCTCAACCTGAACGCTGTTTCAGCTTTCCTGCAGAAAAATACCGTCCGTTCTACGGTTGCAGGAGTAATTGAAAATGTCAGTATCAGGCCCGGGGAAATGGTCAGAAAAGGGGAACTGTTGTTTACCATACAGACTAAAGAAGCATCTGCATTAAGCCATTTGAGAACTTATTCCGACAGCAGTTTCCGGTTTAAAGGCCTGATCAGAATCAGGGCATCAAGAAGCGGGATTGTCAGCTCGGTAAAATACCAGCATGGCGATTATGTCCAGGAGGGCGATGAGCTGGCCATCATTTCAGACCAGAACAGCCTGGTATTTATACTTGAGTTGCCCTTTGAACTTCGCCCTTACGTAAGGAAAGGAGGAAGTTGCAGTATTTTTCTTGCCGACCACAGCATATTGAAAGGAACGGTCAGTTCTAATTTGCCGGTGATGGACATACAGTCGCAGACCGAACAGACCATCATCAAACCCACAGGCGGGAAAAATCTTCCCGAAAACCTCATCGCCAGGATAGAAATTGTCAAATCTTTAAAACCACGGACAGCTGTCCTGCCCAAATCAGCAATATTATCCGACGAAACACAAAGCCAGTTCTGGGTAATGAAGCTGATCAACGACTCAACTGCCATCAAAATCCCCGTTTCAAAAGGAATAGAAAATAGCCAAAAGGTGGAAATCCTTCAGCCTTCTTTTTCCAGTTCAGACAAAATAGTGGTTTCAGGGAATTATGGTTTATCCGATACAGCCAAAATCTTGATTAAAAAAATACTGAGATGAAACAAGCATATTCATTAACATTTATACAATAAAAATTTGCGTGCAAGTTCCATCCTGGCTTATTCATTAATTATTTAAGAATGAAAAATTTCTTTTATTCCTATAAAAATCCAATTTCACTAATCCTGGCTATGATCATAGCCTGCGGCTTATATTTTTACAGCCGCATAGAGGTTTCGCTTTTCCCTGAGGTTACCTTTCCTAAAATCAAAGTCATTGCAGATGATGGGGAACAGCCGGTGGACAAAATGATGATTACCGTAACAAGGCCGCTGGAAAATGCCATCAAGCAGGTACCCGATCTAACCATACTAAGAAGCACTACCAGCCGGGGATCATGTGAAATCGCAGCCTTTTTGAAATGGAACTCGGACATCAACATGAACATGCAGGTGCTCGAATCGCGCATCAACGAAATAAAAAAAGACCTGCCGCCCACTGCTTCCATCGTAGTGGAAAAGATGAACCCTTCCATTTTGCCGGTCATGCACTTCACCCTGGAGAGCCAAAACAAAAATCCGATTGAGCTCACTCAAATTGCTAATTATATTGTAAAGCCATTCCTGTCGCAAATTGACGGTGTTTCTTCTGTCCGGGTTTTAGGCGGGAAAACGAAAGAATATCATGTAGTGCTAAACAAGCAAAGAATGAGCTTGTTGGGGATTACTCCTGCAAATATTCATGATGCATTAAACCAGACCAATTTCATCAACTCCAACGGCTATTCATCCGATTATCACCGGCTATATCTCACCATTACCGATGCAGGCCTCCAGGGGAAAACCGATATTGAAAACCTGGTATTAAAAAACGACGGAAAAAGGATCATACAACTGAAAGATATTGCCAATGTCGAAATCAGTGAGAAAACCGAATACACCCGGATTAATGCCAACGGCCACCAGGCTGTAATGGTTACAATACTCAAACAGCCTGACGCCAATCTGATTGAACTCTCACAAAACGTTCAGAAAAAAGAAAAAGATCTTAGCCGTATTTTACCGCAGGGAGTAAAGCTTGTTCCATATTATAACCAGGCTGATTTCGTTAACAATGCGGTCAGGAGTGTAAATGACAGTTTGTGGCTTGGACTGTTACTGGCCATCGTTGTTGCCATCCTTTTCCTTCGTTCCGCAAAAGCAAGTGCCGCCATACTGGTTACCATCCCGATAACCCTGATGCTCACCCTCATTGTCATCAAAATAGTAGGTTATGATTTAAACATCATGACTTTGGGTGCCATTGCTGCAGCCATCGGACTGATTATTGATGATGCAGTGGTAGTGGTTGAGCAAATTCACCGTACCCATGAGGAGCACCCGGGAGTAAATTCCCGCACACTGGTCCAAAAAGCCATCGGCTTTCTTTTCCCGTCAATGGTAGGTTCTTCCATCAGTACGATTGTGATTTTTGTTCCCTTCATGTTGATGGGAGGTGTCGCCGGTGCTTATTTCCACGTACTGACCAATACGATGATCATAACCCTGGTTTGTTCGTTCTTTGTAACATGGCTGGGATTACCGGTAATTTATCTTTTGTTGTCAGAAATTCATCCGGTTTCAAAACAAAAAGAACTGCCCAAATCAACAAAAAGTCAGAAATGGGTGAGTTACTTCATACAAAAACCGGGGATCAGCTTACTTTTTGTAACCGGTTTAATCATTTCCATATTTCTTGTACTTCCAAGACTCGAAACCGGGTTCCTGCCGGAAATGGACGAAGGTTCAATCGTAATGGACTATACTTCGCCTCCGGGAACTTCGCTTGAAGAAACCGACAGAATGTTGCAGGAAGTGGAAAAAATGATCCGAAAAATTCCTGAAATTGAAAATTACTCGCGCCGTACAGGAGCACAAATGGGTTTCTTCATCACCGAACCCAATTGCGGGGATTATCTTATCCAGTTAAAAAAGAACAGAAAACGAACTACCGAGGAGGTTATTGACGACATCAGGAAAAAGATTGAATCCACCCAACCTGCCCTGCGGATTGATTTTGGCCAGGTAATTGGCGATATGCTTGGCGACCTGATGGCTTCGACCCAACCGGTTGAAATCAAAATATTTGGCAGCAACCAGGGGAAACTTAACGAGCTTTCGAAGGAAGTGGCTTCAGAAGTTTCGCAGATAAAAGGAACTGCCGATGTTTTTAACGGCATAACCATTGCCGGCCCTTCGATTGAAGTAAAGCCAAACATGAAAAAACTCGCCCAATATAACCTGACACCGGCTGATTTTCAGTTTCAGTTACAAACCCAACTGGAAGGAAATGTAGTGAGCAGCATATTGGAAAAAGAGCAAAATACGGATATCCGCATCATTTATCCCAATGCCACGCAGGCAGGGACAGAAGAAATAAAACAGCAGTCTGTTTTTCTGAATGACGGAAAATTAAAGCCCATCATGAACCTGGCCACCATCGATGTGATAGAAGGGAGTACGGAAATAAACCGGGAAAACCTGCAAAGTGTGAATATTGTCACTGCCCGGTTAAATGCCAGGGATCTGGGCAGCGTAATGAAAGACATACAAAAACAATTAAAAAGTAAAATATCGCTACCCCAGGGCTATCATATCGAATATGGAGGTGAATATGCCGAGCAACAAAAGTCGTTCAGCGAATTGTTAATGATATTGATCTTATCAAGCCTATCGGTATTTACGTTGATGCTGATTTTGTTCAAGGATTTCAGGGTCTCCCTCATTATATTTTTCATTGCCGTTCTGGGGGTTTCAGGAAGCCTCCTCGCCCTGTTTATTTGCGGAACTCCTTTAAATGTAGGCAGTTATACCGGACTCATTATGATAGTAGGTATCATAGGAGAAAATGCCATTTTCACTTTCCAGCAATTTAATGTGAGGTTGAAAGAAACATCCCTGGTTGATAATGCATTGGTCTATGCCATTTCTACCCGCTTAAGGCCAAAACTGATGACTGCCCTTGGAGCAATCATTGCCCTTATGCCTCTTGCAATGGGAATAGGTACCGGAGCCCAGATGCATCAGCCATTAGCCATAGCAGTGATTGGAGGTTTTATTGTTGCACTGCCGCTTTTACTTGTGGTCTATCCAAGTTTGCTCAGAATAGCTTTTCGCAAATTCAAAAATTAAGTGCCCATAATTTTCCATTTTTTATAAAGCACGAAATCATCTATTTTTGCTGCTGAAAATTGAGGGGTATAATGATAAAAAGTATAAGTAATGACAATGATGCATATGCGGCTTTAAAAATAAAAGATTTCAGGCTTTTCATCATGGCCAGGTTTGCACTGACTTTTGCCATACAGATGCAAAGCGTAATTATTGGCTGGCAGGTATATTCCATAACCAAAGACCCACTTTCACTTGGGCTGATAGGCCTGGCAGAAGCCATTCCCTTTTTATCCATTGCACTTTATGCCGGGCATGTAGCCGATACCGTCAACCGCAAGAAGATCATCCTGATTTCAGTATCTGTTTATTTTCTTGGGGCTATTGGTTTGTTGCTGCTCAGTTCTGATTTATCATTTTTGCTTCAAATATTCGGAATATTCCCAATTTATGCTGTAATTTTTTGTACCGGCCTGGCCAGAGGCTTTTTTTTCCCGGCCCAATCAGCTTTGATGGCCCAGCTTGTACCGCGGAAATTATATGCCAATTCATCCACCTGGAACAGTACTTTTTATGAAATCGCAGCAGTATCCGGCCCGGCTATAGGGGGATTAATTTACGGTTTTGCCGGTATCTATTACGCATACCTGACGGTAATTGTTTTTGTAGCCCTCAGCCTTTTGTGCTTCTCCAGAATGGCCAGCAAACCTTTGCCCGTGACAAATAAAAATGAAACGCTGATGCAAAATCTGGCAGCAGGGTTCAAATTCGTATTCAGCCATCAGATTGTACTAGCGGCCTTGTCCCTTGATATGTTTGCGGTTTTATTTGGCGGTGCAGTGTCCTTATTGCCTGTTTTTGCCATGGATATATTAAAAACCGGTCCGCAGGGATTAGGGATTTTAAGAGCTGCACCGGCTATAGGTTCGGTTTTAATGGCTTTCTTCCTGGCTTATCATCCCCCGTTGAGGAAAGCAGGGCATAACCTTTTAGTTGCAGTTTGTGGTTTCGGAGTTTGTATCATTTTATTTGCCCTGTCAAGGAATTTCATACTATCATTTTTGCTGCTGGCCCTGAGCGGAATGTTTGATGATGTCAGTGTGATCATCAGGGGCACCATCATTCAGCTGTTTACCCCCGACGAAATGAGGGGAAGAGTTGCTTCAGTAAACAGCATTTTTATAGGATCTTCCAACGAAATAGGCTCATTTGAATCAGGTCTTGCAGCCAAACTATTGAGGGTGGTACCTTCCGTTATTTTTGGCGGGACCATGACATTGATTGTAGTTGCTTCCACGTATAAACTGGCACCAAAACTCAGGAAGCTGAATCTTTTAAACAAATAATAAATCACATTAGGCAAATATATCATGTTCAACAAAAAAATTTTTACAAAAGCCATATTGCTGCTTTCTTTTATCAGTCTTTTCTCTGATATCGCAAGTGAAATGTTGTATCCTGTGATGCCGGTTTACTTAAAGTCAATAGGATTCTCCGTTCTGTTAATCGGCATATTGGAAGGACTGGCCGAATGTGTGGCCGGATTAAGCAAAGGTTATTTTGGAAATCTGTCTGATAAAATGGGCCGTCGTGTCCCGTTTATCAAATGGGGTTATTTATTCAATGCCTTATCCAAACCCATGCTGGCAATATTCATCAATCCTTTGTGGATATTCTTCGCCAGGACACTCGACCGCTTTGGCAAAGGCATACGTACAGCCGCCAGGGATGCCTTACTCAGCCAGGAAACCACCAAAGAAAATAAAGGAAAAGTATTTGGTTTTCATAGGAGTATGGATACCGTCGGGGCAGCCATTGGACCAGTACTTTCACTTATTTACCTGTATTACCACCCCGGCCAGTACCGTTGGCTTTTTGTCATTGCCTTTTTACCCGGATTACTGGTAGTTGCACTGTCGGGATTTCTGAAAGAAAAAAAAATTGAAGCAGAAAATACCAACCGTAAACCGGTTCATTTCCTGACCTATTTAAAGTATTGGAAAAAATCTCCACCGGCATTTAAAAAACTGGTTCCGGCCTTATTGACTTTCACGCTTTTTAACAGTTCAGATGCTTTTCTGTTGCTTGCCCTGAAATATAAAGGGTTCACCGATTTGCAGATGATAGGTTTTTATATATCCTATAATCTGCTTTATGCCCTGCTTTCCTATCCCCTGGGAGTCATTGCCGATAAAATAGGACTGAAAAAAGTGTTGGTTTCAGGATTGGCCATCTTTGCCTTTGTATATTTTCTATTTGGATGGGCCAGCTCAGTCTGGCAGTTTGTCGTTCTGTTCCTTTTCTACTCCATCTATGCAGCTTCCACTGAAGGAATTTCAAAAGCCTGGATAACCAATGTCAGCAAGGAAGAAGAAACAGCAACAGCAATTGGCTTTTTTACCAGTTTCAACAGTATAATCACTTTTATTTCCAGTGCCCTGGGTGGTCTGATCTGGGTCTGTTACGGCCCCAAAGTAATGTTTATGTTTTCAGGCATCGGCGTAGCCTTGGTAGTGGTTTACCTGACCCTACCTTACCTTTCGGAAAGAGTTGTAAAAAAAGCAAATGGCCATAGTTAGATCATTCCGGGCCAGGAA from Bacteroidota bacterium harbors:
- a CDS encoding efflux RND transporter permease subunit translates to MKNFFYSYKNPISLILAMIIACGLYFYSRIEVSLFPEVTFPKIKVIADDGEQPVDKMMITVTRPLENAIKQVPDLTILRSTTSRGSCEIAAFLKWNSDINMNMQVLESRINEIKKDLPPTASIVVEKMNPSILPVMHFTLESQNKNPIELTQIANYIVKPFLSQIDGVSSVRVLGGKTKEYHVVLNKQRMSLLGITPANIHDALNQTNFINSNGYSSDYHRLYLTITDAGLQGKTDIENLVLKNDGKRIIQLKDIANVEISEKTEYTRINANGHQAVMVTILKQPDANLIELSQNVQKKEKDLSRILPQGVKLVPYYNQADFVNNAVRSVNDSLWLGLLLAIVVAILFLRSAKASAAILVTIPITLMLTLIVIKIVGYDLNIMTLGAIAAAIGLIIDDAVVVVEQIHRTHEEHPGVNSRTLVQKAIGFLFPSMVGSSISTIVIFVPFMLMGGVAGAYFHVLTNTMIITLVCSFFVTWLGLPVIYLLLSEIHPVSKQKELPKSTKSQKWVSYFIQKPGISLLFVTGLIISIFLVLPRLETGFLPEMDEGSIVMDYTSPPGTSLEETDRMLQEVEKMIRKIPEIENYSRRTGAQMGFFITEPNCGDYLIQLKKNRKRTTEEVIDDIRKKIESTQPALRIDFGQVIGDMLGDLMASTQPVEIKIFGSNQGKLNELSKEVASEVSQIKGTADVFNGITIAGPSIEVKPNMKKLAQYNLTPADFQFQLQTQLEGNVVSSILEKEQNTDIRIIYPNATQAGTEEIKQQSVFLNDGKLKPIMNLATIDVIEGSTEINRENLQSVNIVTARLNARDLGSVMKDIQKQLKSKISLPQGYHIEYGGEYAEQQKSFSELLMILILSSLSVFTLMLILFKDFRVSLIIFFIAVLGVSGSLLALFICGTPLNVGSYTGLIMIVGIIGENAIFTFQQFNVRLKETSLVDNALVYAISTRLRPKLMTALGAIIALMPLAMGIGTGAQMHQPLAIAVIGGFIVALPLLLVVYPSLLRIAFRKFKN
- a CDS encoding TolC family protein — encoded protein: SLKIENSKQAVNLRYLPKLSWFADAGLNSSTLSSAYQHFGYSAGLNFSIPIFDGNQKKLDYQKLAISENTRANYESFFKAQYSQQIMQLSNEFNSTRQMAIQLKKQLHTAEELISLSRLQLSSGNISITDLITAVKNYIGIRKNLDQSEIKTLQLINELNYLMQQ
- a CDS encoding HlyD family efflux transporter periplasmic adaptor subunit, translated to MMKKNRKMKTYNPQKFKIPLLIITLLCFFVSGCKQKPSSDPDDEAGKNMDAKTPVTVAHISFEPMAETLNLNAVSAFLQKNTVRSTVAGVIENVSIRPGEMVRKGELLFTIQTKEASALSHLRTYSDSSFRFKGLIRIRASRSGIVSSVKYQHGDYVQEGDELAIISDQNSLVFILELPFELRPYVRKGGSCSIFLADHSILKGTVSSNLPVMDIQSQTEQTIIKPTGGKNLPENLIARIEIVKSLKPRTAVLPKSAILSDETQSQFWVMKLINDSTAIKIPVSKGIENSQKVEILQPSFSSSDKIVVSGNYGLSDTAKILIKKILR
- a CDS encoding MFS transporter; this encodes MFNKKIFTKAILLLSFISLFSDIASEMLYPVMPVYLKSIGFSVLLIGILEGLAECVAGLSKGYFGNLSDKMGRRVPFIKWGYLFNALSKPMLAIFINPLWIFFARTLDRFGKGIRTAARDALLSQETTKENKGKVFGFHRSMDTVGAAIGPVLSLIYLYYHPGQYRWLFVIAFLPGLLVVALSGFLKEKKIEAENTNRKPVHFLTYLKYWKKSPPAFKKLVPALLTFTLFNSSDAFLLLALKYKGFTDLQMIGFYISYNLLYALLSYPLGVIADKIGLKKVLVSGLAIFAFVYFLFGWASSVWQFVVLFLFYSIYAASTEGISKAWITNVSKEEETATAIGFFTSFNSIITFISSALGGLIWVCYGPKVMFMFSGIGVALVVVYLTLPYLSERVVKKANGHS
- a CDS encoding MFS transporter, whose translation is MIKSISNDNDAYAALKIKDFRLFIMARFALTFAIQMQSVIIGWQVYSITKDPLSLGLIGLAEAIPFLSIALYAGHVADTVNRKKIILISVSVYFLGAIGLLLLSSDLSFLLQIFGIFPIYAVIFCTGLARGFFFPAQSALMAQLVPRKLYANSSTWNSTFYEIAAVSGPAIGGLIYGFAGIYYAYLTVIVFVALSLLCFSRMASKPLPVTNKNETLMQNLAAGFKFVFSHQIVLAALSLDMFAVLFGGAVSLLPVFAMDILKTGPQGLGILRAAPAIGSVLMAFFLAYHPPLRKAGHNLLVAVCGFGVCIILFALSRNFILSFLLLALSGMFDDVSVIIRGTIIQLFTPDEMRGRVASVNSIFIGSSNEIGSFESGLAAKLLRVVPSVIFGGTMTLIVVASTYKLAPKLRKLNLLNK